One Streptomyces sp. RPA4-2 genomic window carries:
- a CDS encoding NAD(P)/FAD-dependent oxidoreductase, whose translation MPDRSAPRRTAVVIGGGMTGMLAAAVLADHADVTIVERDLLPDGPRPRKGLPQARHAHVLWSGGVKALEELLPGVVDRLVGQGARRSRIMSDLVSKAPSGQWFRRFGDARHINLLCSRDLLDAVIRARVLEDRRISLRQQTELVSLEGDAGRVSGVRIRAADTHSALAADLVIDAGGRGSRAPGWLRDLGLPPVAERTVDAGVGYASRIYRAPGTTADGFPIVNVQADPRQNPGRGGIITPIEGGRWLVTLAGTRGGQPGPGNEDFVPFALKLPHPVIGELLAGAEPETDVVTTRSTANKRRYYEKAARWPDGFAVLGEAVAGYNPVYGHGLSAAAQSVVALRDVLRRQDLRAPGTSRRIQKAAARPVENAWSLAVGQDVFYPGASEQPPTRLERNLAAFVDKAVDAGARNPHALRILLDVMSMEKPPARLLMPDMLALVYLGRKKPLLDGPPLTEHERAAATG comes from the coding sequence ATGCCCGACAGATCCGCTCCCCGCCGCACCGCCGTGGTCATCGGCGGGGGCATGACGGGCATGCTCGCGGCAGCCGTGCTCGCCGACCACGCCGACGTCACGATCGTCGAGCGCGACCTCCTGCCGGACGGCCCGCGACCCCGCAAGGGGCTGCCGCAGGCCCGGCACGCCCACGTGTTGTGGTCCGGCGGGGTCAAAGCCCTCGAGGAACTCCTGCCGGGTGTCGTCGACCGGCTCGTCGGCCAGGGCGCACGGCGAAGCCGCATCATGAGCGACCTGGTGTCCAAAGCTCCGTCGGGCCAGTGGTTCCGCCGCTTCGGCGACGCCCGCCACATCAACCTTCTGTGCAGCCGCGACCTGCTCGATGCCGTGATCCGCGCCAGGGTGCTCGAAGACCGGCGCATCTCCCTGCGGCAGCAGACCGAACTGGTGTCCCTGGAAGGCGACGCCGGACGCGTGTCCGGAGTCCGCATACGCGCGGCGGACACCCACAGCGCCCTTGCCGCCGATCTGGTCATCGACGCCGGCGGGCGTGGCAGCCGCGCCCCCGGCTGGCTGCGGGACCTGGGCCTTCCACCCGTGGCCGAGCGTACGGTCGACGCGGGCGTCGGCTACGCCAGCCGGATCTACCGCGCTCCCGGCACCACCGCCGACGGTTTCCCGATCGTCAACGTCCAGGCGGACCCCCGCCAGAACCCGGGCAGGGGCGGCATCATCACCCCCATCGAAGGCGGCCGCTGGCTGGTCACGCTCGCCGGAACCCGTGGGGGTCAACCCGGCCCCGGCAACGAGGACTTCGTTCCCTTCGCGCTCAAGCTGCCGCACCCCGTCATCGGTGAACTCCTCGCCGGCGCCGAGCCCGAGACGGACGTCGTCACCACCCGTAGCACGGCCAACAAGCGGCGCTACTACGAAAAGGCCGCCCGCTGGCCCGACGGCTTCGCCGTCCTCGGCGAGGCCGTCGCCGGCTACAACCCCGTCTACGGTCACGGACTGAGCGCCGCCGCACAGAGCGTCGTCGCCCTGCGCGACGTCCTGCGGCGGCAGGACCTTCGCGCCCCCGGCACGTCCCGGCGCATCCAAAAGGCCGCGGCCCGCCCGGTCGAGAACGCGTGGAGCCTGGCCGTGGGCCAGGACGTGTTCTACCCGGGCGCCAGTGAACAGCCCCCCACCCGGCTCGAAAGGAACCTCGCCGCCTTCGTCGACAAGGCCGTCGACGCCGGCGCGCGCAACCCCCACGCCCTCCGCATCCTGCTGGACGTGATGAGCATGGAGAAACCGCCTGCCCGGCTGCTGATGCCCGACATGCTCGCCCTGGTCTACCTCGGCCGGAAGAAGCCCCTTCTGGATGGGCCGCCCCTGACGGAGCACGAGCGCGCGGCCGCCACCGGCTGA
- the gcvT gene encoding glycine cleavage system aminomethyltransferase GcvT has protein sequence MSSNAPRRTALDAVHRSLGAMMTDFAGWDMPLRYGSERDEHVAVRTRAGLFDLSHMGEITVTGPQAAALLNHALVGNIASVGVGRARYTMICRADGGILDDLIVYRLAETEYMVVANASNAQIVLDALTGRAAGFDAEVRDDRDAYALLAIQGPESPGILKSLTDADLDGLKYYAGLPGTVAGVPALIARTGYTGEDGFELFVAPSDAEKLWQALTEAGAPAGLVPCGLSCRDTLRLEAGMPLYGHELTTSLTPFDAGLGRVVKFEKEGDFVGREALEAAAGRAAANPPRVLVGLVAEGRRVPRAGFAVVAGGAVVGEVTSGAPSPTLGRPIAMAYVDAAHAAPGTAGVGVDIRGSHEPYEVVALPFYKRQK, from the coding sequence ATGAGCAGTAACGCACCCCGCCGTACCGCGCTCGATGCCGTGCATCGCTCGCTGGGCGCGATGATGACCGACTTCGCGGGCTGGGACATGCCCCTGCGGTACGGCTCCGAGCGCGACGAGCACGTCGCCGTCCGCACCCGGGCCGGTCTCTTCGACCTCTCCCACATGGGCGAGATCACGGTCACCGGCCCGCAGGCCGCCGCGCTGCTGAACCACGCGCTGGTCGGCAACATCGCCTCCGTCGGCGTGGGCCGCGCCCGCTACACCATGATCTGCCGGGCCGACGGCGGCATCCTCGACGACCTGATCGTGTACCGGCTGGCCGAGACCGAGTACATGGTCGTCGCCAACGCCTCCAACGCCCAGATCGTCCTCGACGCGCTGACCGGGCGCGCCGCCGGCTTCGACGCCGAGGTCCGTGACGACCGGGACGCGTACGCGCTGCTCGCCATCCAGGGCCCCGAGTCCCCCGGGATCCTCAAGTCGCTCACCGACGCCGACCTCGACGGCCTGAAGTACTACGCGGGTCTGCCGGGCACGGTCGCGGGCGTCCCGGCGCTGATCGCGCGCACCGGCTACACGGGCGAGGACGGCTTCGAGCTCTTCGTGGCCCCGTCCGACGCCGAGAAGCTGTGGCAGGCGCTGACCGAGGCGGGCGCCCCGGCCGGGCTGGTCCCGTGCGGTCTGTCCTGCCGCGACACGCTGCGCCTGGAGGCGGGCATGCCGCTGTACGGGCACGAGCTGACCACCTCGCTCACCCCGTTCGACGCGGGGCTCGGGCGGGTCGTGAAGTTCGAGAAGGAGGGTGACTTCGTGGGGCGCGAGGCCCTGGAGGCAGCCGCCGGACGCGCCGCCGCGAACCCCCCGCGGGTGCTCGTCGGGCTCGTCGCCGAGGGCCGCCGCGTCCCGCGCGCCGGGTTCGCCGTCGTCGCGGGCGGCGCGGTCGTCGGTGAGGTCACCTCCGGCGCTCCCTCCCCGACGCTGGGCCGGCCGATCGCCATGGCCTACGTCGACGCCGCGCACGCCGCGCCGGGCACCGCCGGCGTCGGCGTGGACATCCGGGGCAGTCACGAACCGTACGAGGTCGTGGCGCTGCCGTTCTACAAGCGCCAGAAGTAG
- the glyA gene encoding serine hydroxymethyltransferase, whose protein sequence is MSLLNTPLHELDPDVAAAVDAELHRQQSTLEMIASENFAPVAVMEAQGSVLTNKYAEGYPGRRYYGGCEHVDVVEQIAIDRVKALFGAEHANVQPHSGAQANAAAMFALLKPGDTIMGLNLAHGGHLTHGMKINFSGKLYDVVAYHVDEESGRVDMAEVERLAKESRPKLIVAGWSAYPRQLDFAAFRRIADEVGAYLMVDMAHFAGLVAAGLHPNPVPHAHVVTTTTHKTLGGPRGGVILSTAELAKKINSAVFPGQQGGPLEHVIAAKAVSFKVAASDDFKERQQRTLDGARILAERLVMADVTEHGVSVLSGGTEVHLVLVDLRNSELDGQQAEDRLHEVGITVNRNAIPNDPRPPMVTSGLRIGTPALATRGFQAEDFTEVADIIAETLKPSYDADALKARVSALADKHPLYPGLK, encoded by the coding sequence ATGTCGCTTCTGAACACGCCCCTGCACGAACTGGACCCGGACGTCGCGGCCGCCGTCGACGCCGAGCTGCACCGCCAGCAGTCCACCCTGGAGATGATCGCCTCGGAGAACTTCGCTCCGGTCGCGGTCATGGAGGCCCAGGGCTCGGTCCTGACCAACAAGTACGCCGAGGGCTACCCGGGCCGCCGTTACTACGGTGGCTGCGAACACGTCGACGTCGTCGAGCAGATCGCCATCGACCGCGTCAAGGCGCTGTTCGGCGCCGAGCACGCGAACGTACAGCCGCACTCGGGCGCCCAGGCCAACGCGGCCGCGATGTTCGCGCTGCTCAAGCCCGGCGACACGATCATGGGCCTGAACCTCGCGCACGGCGGGCACCTGACCCACGGCATGAAGATCAACTTCTCCGGCAAGCTCTACGACGTGGTCGCGTACCACGTGGACGAGGAGTCGGGCCGGGTCGACATGGCCGAGGTCGAGCGCCTCGCCAAGGAGTCCAGGCCGAAGCTGATCGTGGCCGGCTGGTCCGCGTACCCGCGCCAGCTCGACTTCGCCGCCTTCCGCCGGATCGCGGACGAGGTCGGCGCGTACCTGATGGTCGACATGGCGCACTTCGCCGGCCTGGTGGCGGCGGGGCTGCACCCGAACCCGGTGCCGCACGCCCACGTCGTCACCACCACCACCCACAAGACGCTGGGCGGCCCGCGCGGTGGCGTGATCCTTTCCACCGCCGAACTGGCCAAGAAGATCAACTCCGCGGTCTTCCCGGGCCAGCAGGGCGGTCCTCTCGAGCACGTGATCGCCGCGAAGGCCGTCTCCTTCAAGGTCGCCGCCTCCGACGACTTCAAGGAGCGCCAGCAGCGCACGCTCGACGGCGCGCGGATCCTGGCCGAGCGCCTGGTGATGGCCGACGTCACCGAGCACGGCGTCTCGGTCCTGTCGGGGGGCACGGAGGTTCACCTGGTCCTGGTCGACCTGCGCAACTCCGAGCTGGACGGACAGCAGGCCGAGGACCGGCTCCACGAGGTCGGCATCACGGTCAACCGGAACGCGATCCCGAATGACCCGCGACCCCCGATGGTGACCTCGGGCCTGCGCATCGGCACGCCCGCCCTCGCCACCCGCGGCTTCCAGGCCGAGGACTTCACCGAGGTCGCGGACATCATCGCCGAGACGCTGAAGCCGTCCTACGACGCGGACGCCCTCAAGGCCCGGGTGTCCGCTCTGGCCGACAAGCACCCGCTGTACCCCGGCCTGAAGTAG
- a CDS encoding AAA family ATPase: protein MTVNRTRAYATTSALALPPQPGTTAREVCGALPAAVVRDLRERAGHSPHGLYFGTADLVVVTGLPGSGKSTLMRRAVAGRRVDSQDTRDRWDGRLARRLPYALYRPLVRLAHYAGLRRTLRSGTGVVVHDCGTQAWVRRWLAREARRRGGTLHLLLLDVTPGTALEGQRERGRGVSRYAFARHRGALSRLVRSVERGELPEGCGSAVLLDREAADVLRRIGFDG from the coding sequence ATCACGGTGAACAGGACCAGGGCGTACGCCACGACCTCGGCCCTCGCGCTGCCGCCGCAGCCGGGTACCACGGCCCGGGAGGTGTGCGGCGCGCTCCCCGCGGCCGTCGTGCGCGATCTCCGGGAGCGCGCCGGACACAGCCCGCACGGCCTGTACTTCGGCACGGCGGACCTCGTGGTGGTCACCGGGCTGCCCGGCAGCGGCAAGTCGACCCTGATGCGCCGCGCGGTCGCGGGCCGGCGCGTGGACTCCCAGGACACCCGCGACCGCTGGGACGGCCGGCTGGCCCGCCGGCTCCCGTACGCGCTCTACCGCCCCCTCGTCCGCCTGGCGCACTACGCGGGCCTGCGCCGCACGCTGCGTTCCGGCACCGGCGTCGTCGTGCACGACTGCGGTACCCAGGCCTGGGTGCGCCGCTGGCTCGCCCGCGAGGCCCGCCGCCGGGGCGGCACACTCCACCTCCTGCTCCTCGACGTCACACCGGGCACGGCGCTGGAAGGCCAGCGCGAACGCGGCCGGGGCGTCTCGCGGTACGCGTTCGCGCGTCACCGGGGCGCGCTCAGCCGGCTGGTGCGCTCCGTCGAGCGGGGCGAACTGCCGGAGGGATGCGGCTCGGCGGTACTCCTCGACCGCGAAGCGGCGGACGTCCTGCGCCGGATCGGCTTCGACGGTTGA
- the gcvH gene encoding glycine cleavage system protein GcvH, producing MSNPQQLRYSKEHEWLSVAEDGVSTVGITEFAANALGDVVYAQLPEVGDTVTAGESCGELESTKSVSDLYAPVTGEIVEANQDVVDDPSLVNSGPFEGGWLFKVRVTDEPDDLMSADEYTAFTAG from the coding sequence ATGAGCAACCCCCAGCAGCTGCGCTACAGCAAGGAGCACGAGTGGCTGTCGGTCGCCGAGGACGGCGTCTCGACGGTCGGCATCACCGAGTTCGCGGCCAACGCGCTCGGCGATGTCGTCTACGCCCAGCTTCCGGAGGTCGGTGACACGGTGACCGCGGGCGAGTCCTGCGGGGAGCTGGAGTCGACCAAGTCGGTCAGCGACCTGTACGCGCCGGTCACCGGCGAGATCGTGGAGGCCAACCAGGACGTGGTGGACGACCCGTCGCTCGTGAACTCCGGGCCCTTCGAGGGCGGCTGGCTGTTCAAGGTACGGGTCACGGACGAGCCGGACGACCTGATGTCCGCCGACGAGTACACCGCCTTCACCGCCGGCTGA
- a CDS encoding polyprenyl synthetase family protein — translation MTPASYLDLHQEFSSEIEEEIESILERLGPSAESVRSVVAELLCHQKMKYPLSVLPLVVHGVETGSPGPAVPLSAVHVLWWTSACYLDDLADGHGAHTPAGLTPHEALLAAVVTGHVLSLKAIGSRRIPEPVRGALTDEVLDCGITAAQGQLGDMRADVGNVSRNSVVTAYREKSGAPFGMITAMAAILAGAEAERIDLWREFGSVFGILWQMFNDQEDIASGRNEDLLNGTVTYLFACALEDAAPDIRPRILDLHAGARTSAASRSALTGLLLTPAVLDRYEDDIHKFRDEAHRILGDLGGDESHLPVLRQLVDQTSRMLVRPEDTAG, via the coding sequence ATGACTCCCGCATCCTATTTGGACCTCCATCAGGAATTCTCCTCGGAAATAGAGGAGGAAATAGAGTCCATCCTTGAACGGCTCGGCCCGTCGGCGGAATCCGTCAGGAGCGTCGTCGCGGAACTCCTGTGCCACCAGAAGATGAAATACCCTCTTTCGGTGCTGCCGCTGGTCGTGCACGGCGTAGAGACGGGCAGCCCCGGACCCGCCGTCCCGCTGTCCGCCGTGCACGTGCTGTGGTGGACCTCGGCCTGCTATCTCGACGATCTGGCGGACGGGCACGGCGCGCACACGCCCGCCGGACTCACCCCGCACGAAGCACTTCTGGCGGCCGTGGTCACGGGACACGTGCTCTCGCTGAAGGCGATCGGCTCGCGACGGATCCCGGAGCCGGTCCGCGGCGCTTTGACGGACGAAGTCCTCGACTGCGGGATCACTGCCGCCCAGGGGCAGCTGGGCGACATGCGCGCAGACGTGGGCAACGTGTCCCGGAACTCGGTCGTCACGGCGTACCGGGAGAAATCCGGCGCCCCCTTCGGCATGATCACCGCGATGGCCGCGATACTCGCGGGCGCGGAGGCCGAGCGGATCGATCTGTGGCGGGAGTTCGGCTCCGTATTCGGAATTCTGTGGCAGATGTTCAATGACCAGGAGGACATCGCCTCCGGACGGAACGAAGATCTGCTGAACGGCACCGTGACCTATCTTTTCGCCTGCGCTCTGGAAGACGCGGCGCCCGATATCAGGCCCCGCATCCTGGACCTGCACGCCGGTGCGAGAACATCGGCCGCGTCACGATCGGCCCTGACCGGCCTGCTCCTCACCCCCGCCGTTCTCGACCGCTACGAGGACGACATCCACAAGTTCCGTGACGAGGCGCACCGCATCCTCGGCGACCTCGGCGGCGACGAGAGCCACCTGCCCGTTCTCCGGCAACTCGTGGACCAGACGTCCCGAATGCTGGTGCGCCCGGAGGACACCGCCGGATGA
- a CDS encoding MAB_1171c family putative transporter, with protein sequence MGASTYYIPALALWAGLASKLPDLVRSWRDPLVRWVCWVIFLGGAGFAFAAPPTVAAVNRTSGIPNLAALLVYAVVSAYSASCLVLILHWRGGPAGHVRRLARRWQIGYAVVIALLILLFVLGDAPVERRTDLDTHYATSPWIGQMIVLYLLGHMTAAIATTVLCWRWAIQVHGWLRAGLWLLVAGWLLNLSFSTLKLTAVMARWAGRDWDVLSTVLAPGLVGLAATVATVGFTLPLYGPRLVALWRAVVSWRRLGPLWRELAGASPGTPLAAPIPWYSSCAVRLTRREAGIQDGLNLVRPHLDDQVRTHAQSLARAAGHTEEDAFRIGLAAMIAAAVRSHRADASAAPVDVAQNTASFASRATLVGVARALRTSPVVVAARAAAGVRTAADDERTPL encoded by the coding sequence GTGGGCGCCTCGACCTACTACATACCGGCGCTGGCCCTGTGGGCCGGCCTCGCCTCGAAGCTGCCCGACCTGGTGAGGTCCTGGCGCGACCCGCTGGTTCGGTGGGTCTGCTGGGTGATCTTCCTGGGGGGCGCGGGGTTCGCCTTCGCCGCCCCGCCCACCGTCGCCGCCGTGAACAGGACGAGCGGCATCCCGAATCTCGCCGCCCTGCTGGTCTACGCCGTCGTCAGCGCCTACAGCGCCTCCTGTCTGGTGCTCATCCTGCACTGGCGCGGAGGTCCGGCCGGCCATGTGCGCCGTCTCGCCCGGCGCTGGCAGATCGGCTACGCCGTCGTGATCGCCCTGTTGATCCTCCTGTTCGTCCTGGGGGACGCCCCGGTCGAGCGGCGGACGGACCTCGACACCCACTACGCCACCTCGCCCTGGATCGGGCAGATGATCGTGCTGTATCTGCTCGGCCACATGACCGCCGCGATCGCCACCACGGTGCTGTGCTGGCGCTGGGCGATCCAGGTGCACGGATGGCTGCGGGCCGGTTTGTGGCTGCTCGTGGCCGGCTGGCTGCTCAACCTGTCCTTCAGCACGCTGAAGCTGACCGCGGTGATGGCACGGTGGGCCGGCCGGGACTGGGACGTGCTGAGCACCGTCCTGGCGCCGGGCCTCGTGGGCCTGGCCGCCACCGTCGCCACCGTCGGCTTCACGCTGCCGCTGTACGGCCCGCGGCTGGTCGCGCTCTGGCGTGCGGTGGTGAGCTGGAGACGGCTCGGCCCCCTGTGGCGTGAACTCGCCGGCGCCTCTCCCGGCACCCCGCTCGCCGCGCCGATCCCCTGGTACTCGTCCTGCGCCGTGCGCCTCACCCGGCGTGAGGCCGGCATCCAGGACGGCTTGAACCTCGTCCGCCCGCACCTCGACGACCAGGTCCGTACCCACGCGCAGAGCCTGGCCCGAGCCGCGGGCCACACCGAGGAGGACGCCTTCCGCATCGGTCTCGCGGCGATGATCGCCGCCGCCGTCCGCTCCCACCGCGCCGACGCGTCCGCTGCCCCGGTGGACGTCGCGCAGAACACCGCGAGCTTCGCTTCGCGTGCCACCTTGGTGGGTGTGGCACGTGCGTTGCGCACGTCCCCCGTCGTCGTGGCGGCCCGTGCCGCCGCCGGGGTCCGCACGGCGGCGGATGACGAAAGAACCCCCCTGTGA
- a CDS encoding L-serine ammonia-lyase, protein MAISVFDLFSIGIGPSSSHTVGPMRAARMFAHRLRNEDLLPAVASVRAELYGSLGATGHGHGTPKAVLLGLEGASPRTVDVEGADDRVEEIKASGRISLLGEREIPFSFDDDLVLHRRKALPYHANGMTIFAYGASGELVLEKTYYSVGGGFVVDEDAVGEDRIKLDDTVLKYPFRTGDELLRLTKETGLSISALMLENERAWRTEDEIREGLLAIWGVMQACVSRGMSREGILPGGLRVRRRAAVSARQLRAEGDPLAHAMEWITLYAMAVNEENAAGGRVVTAPTNGAAGIIPAVLHYYINFVPGADEDGVVRFLLAAGAIGMLFKENASISGAEVGCQGEVGSACSMAAGALAEVLGGSPEQVENAAEIGMEHNLGLTCDPVGGLVQIPCIERNGMAAVKAVTAAKMAMRGDGSHKVSLDKVIKTMKETGADMSVKYKETARGGLAVNIIEC, encoded by the coding sequence GTGGCCATCTCGGTCTTCGACCTGTTCTCGATCGGCATAGGCCCGTCCAGCTCCCACACGGTGGGCCCGATGCGCGCGGCCCGGATGTTCGCCCACCGGCTGCGCAACGAGGACCTGCTGCCCGCCGTGGCCTCCGTCCGGGCCGAGCTGTACGGCTCACTGGGCGCGACCGGCCACGGGCACGGCACCCCGAAGGCGGTGCTGCTCGGCCTGGAGGGCGCCTCGCCGCGGACGGTGGACGTGGAGGGGGCCGACGACCGCGTCGAGGAGATCAAGGCCTCGGGCCGCATCAGCCTGCTCGGCGAGCGGGAGATCCCCTTCTCCTTCGACGACGACCTGGTCCTGCACCGGCGCAAGGCGCTGCCGTACCACGCGAACGGCATGACGATCTTCGCGTACGGCGCCTCCGGCGAACTCGTGCTGGAGAAGACGTACTACTCCGTCGGCGGCGGCTTCGTGGTCGACGAGGACGCGGTGGGCGAGGATCGCATCAAGCTGGACGACACCGTCCTGAAATACCCCTTCCGCACGGGCGACGAGCTGCTGCGGCTGACCAAGGAGACCGGGCTGTCGATCTCCGCGCTGATGCTGGAGAACGAGCGCGCCTGGCGCACCGAGGACGAGATCCGTGAGGGCCTTCTCGCCATCTGGGGTGTGATGCAGGCCTGCGTGTCGCGCGGCATGTCCCGTGAGGGCATCCTGCCCGGCGGCCTGCGGGTGCGCCGCCGCGCCGCCGTCTCGGCCCGCCAGCTGCGCGCCGAGGGCGACCCCCTGGCGCACGCGATGGAGTGGATCACCCTCTACGCGATGGCGGTCAACGAGGAGAACGCGGCCGGTGGCCGGGTCGTCACCGCCCCCACCAACGGGGCCGCGGGCATCATCCCCGCGGTGCTGCACTACTACATCAACTTCGTCCCCGGCGCGGACGAGGACGGCGTGGTCCGCTTCCTGCTGGCCGCGGGCGCGATCGGCATGCTCTTCAAGGAGAACGCGTCCATCTCGGGCGCCGAGGTCGGCTGCCAGGGCGAGGTCGGCTCCGCCTGCTCGATGGCGGCGGGCGCCCTCGCCGAGGTACTGGGCGGCTCCCCCGAGCAGGTCGAGAACGCCGCGGAGATCGGCATGGAACACAACCTCGGCCTCACCTGCGACCCGGTCGGCGGTCTGGTCCAGATCCCCTGCATCGAGCGCAACGGCATGGCCGCGGTCAAGGCGGTCACCGCCGCGAAGATGGCGATGCGCGGCGACGGCTCCCACAAGGTCTCCCTCGACAAGGTCATCAAGACCATGAAGGAGACCGGCGCGGACATGAGCGTCAAGTACAAGGAGACGGCGCGGGGCGGGCTGGCGGTCAACATCATCGAGTGCTGA